The following are from one region of the uncultured Desulfovibrio sp. genome:
- the hflC gene encoding protease modulator HflC: protein MSKNPLVLILVALVLLIVVTQGFFTVHQTQKALVLQLGEPLSRVYGPGLHFKIPFIQNVVYFDARVLDYEARSREAFTVDKKAIVLDNYARWKIIDPLQFYRTMRSIPGAQARLDDVVYSQLRALVGAYTLTEVVSSHRAAIMKEVTNKVSDLMHGYGVEVLDVRIKRTDLPPENQRAIFGRMRAERERQAKQYRSEGEEESTRIRSDADRQRAVILADAVRAAQIERGLGDAKAAAVYAQAYNKAPQFYAYQRWLDAMRKSLKENSKMVLSNETPLLNQQH, encoded by the coding sequence ATGAGTAAAAATCCTCTGGTGCTGATTCTTGTTGCTCTGGTACTGCTTATTGTTGTTACCCAGGGATTCTTTACTGTTCACCAGACCCAGAAGGCTCTGGTTCTGCAGCTGGGCGAACCGCTTTCACGCGTGTACGGGCCTGGTCTGCATTTTAAAATTCCTTTCATCCAGAACGTGGTCTATTTCGATGCCCGCGTTCTGGACTATGAAGCGCGCTCAAGAGAGGCCTTTACCGTAGATAAAAAGGCCATAGTTCTTGATAACTATGCGCGCTGGAAGATCATTGATCCCCTGCAGTTTTACCGTACCATGCGTTCCATTCCCGGAGCGCAGGCGCGGTTGGACGACGTTGTTTATTCACAACTGCGGGCGCTTGTGGGTGCGTATACCCTTACAGAGGTCGTGTCCTCCCACAGGGCGGCCATCATGAAGGAAGTGACCAACAAGGTTTCCGACCTCATGCATGGCTACGGAGTCGAGGTGCTGGATGTACGCATCAAGCGTACAGACCTGCCACCTGAAAACCAGCGTGCGATTTTTGGACGCATGCGGGCCGAACGTGAACGGCAGGCAAAGCAGTACCGTTCGGAAGGTGAAGAGGAGTCGACGCGTATTCGTTCCGATGCCGACCGCCAGCGCGCGGTTATTCTGGCAGACGCGGTGCGCGCAGCGCAGATTGAACGAGGATTGGGCGATGCCAAGGCTGCGGCAGTTTACGCCCAGGCCTATAACAAGGCCCCTCAGTTCTATGCGTACCAACGCTGGCTTGACGCCATGCGTAAATCACTAAAAGAGAACAGCAAGATGGTGCTTTCCAACGAAACGCCACTGCTCAATCAGCAACATTGA
- the hflK gene encoding FtsH protease activity modulator HflK has translation MNWDWDKLQEKRQKQGSNPPPRPPQDMDSDDMGQEEETPRAKRTPFNNGRGPGGENPFSKIARMRFPNGRAAGLVGFAIVVLWLLSGIYIVNPDEQGIVLRFGKYDRTEGPGPHYAWPIPIESVYKPQVTQVLRSEVGFRSVGQAVTFQQGQLRTIPEEASMLTGDENIVNVQFSVQYKISDPVEYLFNVTAPGALVRNAAEAAMREVIGNSQIDSAITDGKLKIQSEATQLLQTVLDRYGAGIQVLAVQLQDVHPPQEVIDAFKDVASAREDKSRIINEAEAYRNELLPKARGQAAAMGNEAASYSATRMRTAEGDASRFEALRIEHDKAPKVTEQRLYYEAVEEILSNSSEKILMDNPAAGRALPYLTLPGLGAPASPKMLEKK, from the coding sequence ATGAATTGGGACTGGGACAAACTTCAGGAAAAAAGGCAGAAGCAGGGGTCTAACCCTCCGCCCCGACCTCCTCAGGATATGGATTCTGACGATATGGGGCAGGAAGAAGAAACCCCGCGCGCCAAGCGCACTCCTTTTAACAATGGTCGTGGCCCTGGTGGTGAAAACCCTTTTTCCAAAATAGCCCGCATGCGCTTTCCCAACGGGAGGGCGGCTGGTCTGGTGGGTTTTGCCATTGTGGTTCTGTGGCTTCTTTCGGGTATTTATATTGTTAATCCCGATGAGCAGGGCATTGTGCTGCGCTTTGGCAAGTATGACCGCACCGAAGGGCCCGGCCCGCACTACGCGTGGCCTATTCCCATTGAATCAGTATATAAACCGCAGGTGACCCAGGTTTTGCGTAGCGAGGTGGGCTTTCGCTCCGTTGGGCAGGCGGTCACGTTCCAGCAGGGGCAGTTGCGCACTATTCCGGAGGAAGCCTCCATGCTCACGGGTGATGAAAACATCGTCAACGTGCAGTTCAGTGTGCAGTACAAGATCAGCGACCCCGTGGAATACCTTTTTAATGTCACCGCACCCGGCGCACTGGTGCGCAATGCCGCAGAGGCGGCCATGCGCGAGGTCATCGGCAACAGCCAGATCGACTCTGCCATTACCGATGGCAAGCTGAAAATTCAGAGCGAGGCCACCCAGCTGCTGCAAACCGTGCTTGACCGCTACGGCGCGGGTATACAGGTGCTGGCCGTGCAGTTGCAGGATGTGCACCCCCCGCAGGAAGTTATTGACGCGTTCAAGGATGTGGCAAGCGCCCGCGAGGACAAGAGCCGCATCATCAACGAGGCCGAAGCCTACCGCAACGAGCTGTTGCCCAAGGCCAGGGGCCAGGCTGCCGCCATGGGCAACGAGGCCGCTTCCTACAGCGCAACGCGCATGCGTACCGCAGAGGGCGATGCCTCCCGTTTTGAGGCCCTGCGCATCGAGCACGACAAGGCCCCCAAGGTCACGGAACAGCGCCTTTATTATGAAGCCGTGGAAGAGATCCTTTCCAACTCGAGCGAAAAGATACTTATGGACAATCCGGCTGCTGGCCGCGCGCTGCCTTATCTCACCTTGCCTGGTCTCGGCGCTCCTGCTTCGCCCAAGATGCTGGAGAAGAAATAA
- a CDS encoding helix-turn-helix domain-containing protein, which translates to MPGFAEIYERIKLATNSRTQVELAEVLDIRQSSISDAKRRNSVPGDWFMKLFEKFGLNPDWLKQGVGPMYLRTEQGYVPEDAPASLAETAAHYGDAMARGGIHSVYDAKCVYNDDAPRPALALAGKISLPLSLTRDGLQVLRVRGANMAPLISEGAHVGVDTMDTDVVSGRIYAIFAPNEGVVLRRVFLNSTQDGYVLRSEAASFPETQLAAGLLAKRMLGRVAWVLQEV; encoded by the coding sequence ATGCCCGGTTTTGCAGAAATATATGAACGCATCAAGCTGGCCACCAACAGCCGTACACAGGTTGAGCTGGCCGAGGTTCTGGACATTCGTCAGTCCAGTATTTCCGATGCGAAACGGCGCAATTCCGTGCCCGGTGACTGGTTCATGAAGCTCTTCGAGAAGTTTGGGCTGAATCCTGACTGGCTCAAGCAGGGTGTAGGCCCCATGTACTTGCGCACCGAGCAGGGTTATGTGCCTGAAGACGCACCGGCCTCCCTTGCAGAGACAGCTGCCCACTATGGCGATGCCATGGCCCGTGGCGGCATCCATTCCGTGTACGACGCCAAGTGCGTCTACAATGATGATGCCCCACGTCCTGCCCTGGCCCTGGCGGGCAAGATATCGCTGCCGCTTTCGCTCACCCGTGACGGCCTTCAGGTGCTGCGGGTGCGCGGCGCCAACATGGCCCCACTTATCTCGGAAGGGGCGCACGTAGGTGTGGATACAATGGATACGGATGTGGTGTCTGGCCGCATCTATGCCATTTTTGCCCCCAACGAGGGCGTAGTGCTGCGCAGGGTGTTTTTGAACAGCACCCAGGATGGCTATGTGCTGCGCTCCGAGGCGGCAAGCTTCCCCGAAACCCAGTTGGCTGCGGGCCTGCTCGCCAAGCGCATGCTTGGCCGCGTGGCGTGGGTGTTGCAGGAAGTGTAG
- a CDS encoding AAA family ATPase, which translates to MYIQSFHMDGFGIFSDVSVENLSPGLSIFLGENEAGKSTCLEFLRTMLIGYPDPRNKEYKRIPGPLRGGQPGGSMELRSDERGILRLTRRPGSNGGVLTLTDPEGKPLEPDMLRQMLSGVSRDVYRNVFGFSLTELEDLNSLTDEGVRNALYGASFGPGLRSPGEALKLLDKQADEIFKSGGSKPALNAALRQLAELRQRKIELEQECAGYDSMAMDLAEKRDDLANLRHRKLQLEEERRILERRLGVWLQWNEWRMAGARLERLDPISATFPENGRERLARAQEAREGCERQWAAQMEKLTRLRQRRDELEINYPLLEALPALRRMAERKSGFRQALSALPAQEEALLRAQEDLTRELSRLGPDWSCDRIRATDRSLFAREDIERQGREMRAAASAHQAAVDSLTQSNREVESAEREVASNTAALDLLPAPPAALDDDARDNLRQALARQEEARRQRPLRQRAVNEAKTTFSRAFNPLRLVVNGASDGAQAEALLDSLLSRQEEALALAADVQEKMHQADDAAQDVRQAEEQVAAVKGRVEALREEQRHINGPTREDLDGQSLALRKLRALSATLGTERERLEELSARIGNEPPVTRVKNLPLLVLGLAFFLGGAGMLLAYWRMGITSIGLTADIELPVSLWSGYLLLLCGVGFMAGGVPHTGAEAKRRQMEHLQLQGRRDSCAAHVAELDEQASQLCAAAGVQSMDLVTLEAREVLLEHEREQCFEEERARKDMDELKHAMDLARTEVSKRQAARSEVEGIVQQTRRRWHEFMLALHVANVPSPEGAAAFFARVESARLAFGGVAAADAELQTLDDDLRQTEARMRLVPAVAERLPANADSDSLAEAVRQVLESCREADAARELRIKAEAALQNSQSELNRARTRQAEASAEQRQAQERLNEARSQWTACLHDLGLGTDLDPETVREALKYMENCLAAEASVQRAQSQLNQGRTELAALRDPLQALLAELGLPPHQDADNHPDWLLSLDAALEAAEAMSQAQSRRRNLDNEVTEMEDEARAAEAALESARSAERSLLAMAGAHDAEEFLRQAALHEELRALTQRRQDLEDALRLAADKTPLKEFLDSFEHEDQESQERRSATISEELTGIQEQEENLVKRVAELRSKVDALSRTEELSQLLQQEAALVEDMERMAFAWSRVALARSILETAKRTFERERQPEVIRLASSIFTRITGQRWRGINASLEDASLAILPVQGEPIAPENLSRGAREQAYLALRLAYIKNHALHAAPLPVIMDEVLVNFDPQRAERTARAFVELTGGSQGKAHQLLYFTCQPHMAELLRKAEPQAALFHVQDGSIKAA; encoded by the coding sequence ATGTATATCCAGTCCTTCCACATGGACGGTTTCGGTATTTTTTCTGACGTGAGTGTTGAAAATCTCTCGCCGGGGCTTTCCATTTTTCTGGGTGAAAACGAAGCGGGCAAGTCCACTTGCCTGGAATTTCTGCGCACCATGCTCATCGGCTATCCTGACCCGCGCAACAAGGAATACAAGCGTATCCCCGGCCCCCTGCGCGGCGGGCAGCCCGGCGGCAGCATGGAACTGCGCTCGGACGAACGCGGCATTCTGCGCCTTACCCGGCGGCCCGGCAGCAACGGCGGCGTACTCACCCTCACCGATCCGGAAGGCAAACCGCTGGAACCAGACATGCTGCGCCAGATGCTCTCCGGCGTGAGCCGCGATGTGTACCGCAACGTGTTCGGTTTCAGCCTCACAGAGCTTGAAGACCTCAACAGCCTTACTGACGAAGGCGTGCGCAACGCCCTGTACGGCGCAAGTTTCGGGCCGGGGCTGCGTTCGCCCGGCGAGGCGCTCAAGCTGCTGGACAAACAGGCCGATGAAATTTTCAAGAGCGGCGGCAGCAAGCCCGCCCTCAACGCCGCCCTGCGCCAGCTTGCCGAACTGCGGCAACGCAAGATCGAACTGGAACAGGAATGCGCCGGGTACGACAGCATGGCAATGGACCTTGCCGAAAAGCGCGATGATCTGGCAAACCTGCGCCACCGCAAACTCCAGCTTGAAGAAGAACGCCGCATCCTTGAACGCCGCCTTGGCGTGTGGTTGCAGTGGAACGAATGGCGCATGGCGGGCGCGCGCCTTGAACGGCTTGACCCCATAAGCGCCACCTTTCCCGAAAACGGCAGGGAGCGCCTTGCCCGCGCTCAGGAGGCCCGCGAGGGCTGCGAGCGCCAATGGGCCGCGCAGATGGAAAAGCTCACCCGGCTGCGCCAGAGGCGTGACGAACTTGAGATCAACTATCCCCTGCTGGAGGCCCTGCCCGCCCTGCGCCGCATGGCAGAGCGCAAAAGCGGCTTCAGGCAGGCATTGAGCGCCCTGCCCGCACAGGAAGAAGCCCTCCTGCGCGCGCAGGAAGACCTCACCCGCGAACTTTCGCGCCTGGGGCCGGACTGGTCGTGCGACCGCATCCGGGCCACTGACCGCTCCCTCTTTGCCCGCGAGGACATTGAACGCCAGGGGCGGGAAATGCGCGCCGCAGCCTCGGCCCATCAGGCCGCCGTGGACAGCCTCACCCAGAGCAACCGCGAAGTGGAAAGCGCAGAGCGCGAGGTGGCCTCCAACACTGCCGCCCTTGATCTGCTGCCCGCGCCGCCCGCAGCGCTGGATGACGATGCCCGCGACAACCTGCGTCAGGCCCTTGCCCGGCAGGAAGAAGCCCGCCGCCAGCGTCCCCTGCGCCAACGCGCGGTGAACGAAGCAAAAACAACATTTTCCAGAGCTTTCAATCCCCTGCGGCTGGTGGTCAACGGCGCAAGTGACGGCGCTCAGGCAGAAGCCCTGCTTGATTCGCTCCTTTCGCGGCAGGAAGAAGCCCTCGCCCTTGCTGCCGATGTGCAGGAAAAAATGCATCAGGCTGACGATGCAGCGCAGGACGTGCGCCAGGCGGAGGAACAGGTTGCCGCAGTCAAGGGTCGCGTGGAAGCCCTGCGCGAAGAACAGCGCCATATAAACGGCCCCACCCGCGAGGATCTTGACGGGCAAAGCCTTGCCCTGCGCAAACTGCGCGCCCTTTCCGCCACCTTGGGCACGGAGCGTGAGCGGCTTGAAGAACTCAGCGCCCGCATCGGCAATGAGCCGCCTGTCACAAGAGTGAAAAATTTGCCCCTGCTGGTTCTGGGCCTTGCTTTCTTTCTTGGCGGCGCGGGCATGCTGCTGGCTTACTGGCGCATGGGCATCACGAGCATTGGCCTCACGGCCGACATTGAGCTGCCCGTGAGCCTGTGGTCCGGCTATCTGCTGCTGCTCTGCGGCGTTGGCTTTATGGCTGGCGGCGTACCACACACTGGCGCGGAGGCAAAACGCCGCCAGATGGAACATCTGCAACTTCAGGGCAGACGCGATTCGTGCGCGGCCCACGTGGCGGAACTGGACGAGCAGGCCAGCCAGCTTTGCGCGGCGGCTGGCGTACAGAGCATGGATCTGGTGACGCTTGAGGCCAGGGAAGTGCTGCTTGAACACGAACGCGAGCAATGCTTTGAAGAAGAACGCGCCCGCAAGGACATGGACGAACTGAAGCACGCCATGGATCTTGCCCGCACGGAAGTGAGCAAAAGGCAGGCTGCGCGCTCCGAGGTAGAAGGCATTGTGCAGCAGACCCGCCGCCGCTGGCACGAATTCATGCTGGCCCTGCACGTGGCCAATGTGCCCTCGCCCGAGGGTGCGGCTGCCTTTTTTGCCAGGGTGGAATCAGCACGGCTCGCCTTTGGCGGCGTTGCCGCCGCCGATGCGGAGCTGCAAACCCTGGATGACGACTTGCGTCAGACAGAAGCCCGCATGCGTCTGGTGCCTGCCGTGGCTGAACGCCTGCCCGCCAACGCGGATTCAGATTCACTGGCGGAGGCTGTGCGGCAGGTGCTTGAATCCTGCCGCGAGGCCGATGCCGCCCGCGAACTGCGCATCAAGGCCGAGGCCGCGCTGCAAAATTCACAGAGCGAACTTAACCGCGCCCGCACCCGCCAGGCAGAAGCCAGCGCGGAACAGCGTCAGGCGCAGGAGCGGCTCAACGAAGCGCGTTCGCAATGGACGGCCTGCTTGCATGATCTTGGCCTCGGCACCGACCTTGACCCGGAAACAGTGCGGGAAGCCCTGAAATACATGGAAAACTGCCTGGCTGCCGAGGCTTCGGTGCAGCGCGCCCAATCGCAGCTCAATCAGGGCCGTACAGAGCTGGCTGCCCTGCGCGACCCGCTGCAAGCCCTGCTGGCGGAGCTTGGCCTGCCGCCGCATCAGGATGCGGACAACCACCCCGACTGGCTGCTCAGCCTTGATGCCGCGCTGGAAGCGGCGGAAGCCATGTCGCAGGCGCAGAGCCGCCGCCGCAACCTCGATAATGAAGTGACGGAAATGGAGGACGAGGCCCGCGCTGCGGAAGCCGCCCTTGAAAGCGCCCGGAGCGCAGAGCGCTCCCTGCTTGCCATGGCGGGCGCGCACGATGCAGAAGAGTTTTTGCGTCAGGCCGCCCTGCACGAAGAACTGCGCGCCCTTACCCAGCGCCGTCAGGATCTGGAAGACGCCCTGCGGCTGGCTGCGGACAAAACACCCCTGAAGGAATTTCTCGATTCCTTCGAGCATGAGGATCAGGAAAGTCAGGAGCGCCGTAGTGCGACCATCAGCGAAGAACTGACTGGCATTCAGGAGCAGGAAGAAAATCTGGTCAAACGCGTTGCGGAACTGCGCAGCAAGGTGGACGCCCTTTCGCGCACCGAGGAGCTTTCACAGCTATTGCAGCAGGAGGCGGCCCTTGTGGAAGACATGGAGCGCATGGCCTTTGCCTGGAGCCGCGTGGCCCTTGCCCGCAGCATCCTTGAAACAGCCAAGCGCACCTTTGAGCGGGAGCGCCAGCCAGAGGTCATCCGCCTTGCCTCAAGCATCTTCACCCGCATTACGGGCCAGCGCTGGCGCGGCATCAACGCCTCGCTGGAAGACGCCAGCCTCGCCATCCTGCCCGTGCAGGGCGAACCCATAGCGCCGGAAAATCTGAGCCGTGGCGCGCGCGAGCAGGCCTATCTGGCCCTGCGGCTGGCCTACATAAAAAATCATGCCCTGCATGCCGCGCCCCTGCCTGTGATCATGGACGAAGTGCTGGTCAACTTTGACCCGCAAAGGGCTGAGCGCACGGCACGCGCCTTTGTGGAACTGACCGGCGGCAGCCAGGGCAAAGCCCATCAGCTGCTCTACTTTACCTGCCAGCCGCACATGGCGGAACTGCTACGCAAGGCAGAACCCCAGGCCGCGCTGTTCCATGTGCAAGACGGCAGCATCAAGGCCGCATAA
- a CDS encoding glycosyltransferase, with product MHEPSTGASPQGPLCNVTIPVFNRPAATERAIRALAATSREVPFHITVVDNGSEPELVKKLLALRAERLIDNLFLLPRNMGVACAANVGWQLVSAPLYMKLDNDTAIVRKHWLRDLLALWSHGQPLSNLGGAFNREMLRKTPGSLQTPHGELGLCVGNLPGQAVLVPQAVSEKLGFWNEEYGLYGGEDGDYGLRMQAAGLPQYYYLGPEYFENIREDDDARETYAARGIDKRRLHRELVVRDNLCMGKLFMNKILYLSGLRSLAPLQRYVVDDVDGQGRVRLAERKEYKDFQRDLAQVAAGLNARFRDYVMSYKLDAPTADAMRQVLEKHAQATKIDKGL from the coding sequence ATGCACGAGCCCAGCACCGGGGCGAGCCCGCAGGGGCCGCTCTGCAACGTGACCATCCCGGTTTTTAACAGGCCTGCGGCCACGGAGCGCGCCATCCGCGCCCTGGCAGCCACCTCGCGCGAGGTGCCGTTCCATATCACGGTGGTGGACAACGGCAGCGAGCCGGAGCTTGTAAAAAAGCTGCTGGCCTTGCGGGCAGAGCGCCTGATCGACAATCTTTTTTTGCTGCCGCGCAATATGGGCGTGGCCTGCGCAGCCAACGTGGGCTGGCAGCTTGTGTCCGCGCCGTTGTACATGAAGCTGGATAACGACACAGCCATTGTGCGCAAACACTGGCTGCGCGACCTGCTGGCCCTGTGGAGCCACGGGCAGCCGCTCTCCAATCTTGGCGGCGCGTTTAACCGCGAAATGCTGCGCAAAACTCCCGGCAGCCTGCAAACTCCGCACGGTGAGCTTGGGCTGTGCGTGGGCAATCTGCCCGGTCAGGCCGTGCTTGTGCCGCAGGCTGTTTCTGAAAAGCTGGGTTTCTGGAATGAGGAATACGGCCTCTACGGCGGCGAAGACGGTGATTACGGCCTGCGCATGCAGGCGGCGGGCCTGCCGCAGTACTATTACCTCGGGCCCGAGTATTTTGAAAATATCAGGGAAGACGATGACGCGCGCGAAACCTATGCCGCACGCGGCATAGACAAGCGCAGGCTGCACCGCGAGCTGGTCGTCAGGGATAACCTGTGCATGGGCAAGCTGTTCATGAATAAAATCCTCTACCTTTCCGGCCTGCGCTCTCTTGCACCACTACAGCGCTATGTTGTAGACGATGTGGACGGGCAGGGCCGGGTGCGGCTGGCAGAGCGTAAGGAATACAAGGATTTTCAGCGCGATCTTGCGCAGGTGGCTGCAGGGCTGAACGCCCGTTTTCGGGATTATGTCATGTCCTACAAACTGGATGCGCCTACGGCGGACGCCATGCGGCAGGTGCTTGAAAAGCACGCGCAGGCAACAAAAATTGATAAGGGGCTGTGA
- a CDS encoding DNA repair exonuclease, which yields MDGIRYIHAADLHLDTPFQGLSRTAAQGGHLARLLQEATFKAMDRLFRLCESDKPDFLILAGDVYNEENHSVKAQLKLCDGCRRLRDAGVRVFLAHGNHDPLSSRLAAVQWPDNVTVFGPDAESHTVEKDGKVVAVVHGISHAKIKEGRNLARLFRRDQHHDCFQLGVLHCTVEGQNKADRYAPCSLDDLKNTGLDAWALGHVHERATLCTTPFIAYSGNAQGLHVNEPGPRGCLRVTASPQPGGGYACNEDFVRLGPVQWARVQVELDDVAHLNEVENRMTRALEQAAEATDPGCEALMARIVLHGRTQLDAALRDAPNQEDLAERLAHLQTGTPSVWIKDIVAETSPAIDRAQYLQREDLLGETLRLAERMAQSSDTLHDVATPALKQVYDHGQLRHILTQPDDARMRALLEEAERLCTDLLEAR from the coding sequence ATGGACGGCATCCGCTATATTCACGCCGCCGATCTGCATCTGGACACGCCGTTTCAGGGACTTTCCCGCACGGCTGCGCAGGGTGGGCATCTGGCGCGTCTGCTGCAAGAGGCCACTTTCAAGGCCATGGACCGCCTCTTCCGGCTTTGCGAATCAGACAAGCCGGATTTTCTCATATTGGCTGGCGACGTGTATAATGAGGAAAACCATAGCGTTAAAGCTCAGCTTAAACTGTGCGACGGCTGCCGCCGCCTGCGTGATGCCGGAGTGCGCGTTTTTCTGGCGCACGGCAACCACGATCCCCTTTCCTCAAGGCTGGCGGCTGTGCAGTGGCCGGACAACGTCACTGTTTTCGGGCCGGATGCCGAAAGCCACACAGTTGAAAAAGACGGCAAGGTCGTGGCCGTTGTGCACGGCATCAGCCACGCCAAGATCAAGGAAGGCCGCAACCTGGCCCGCCTGTTTCGGCGCGACCAGCACCACGACTGCTTTCAGCTTGGCGTTCTGCACTGCACGGTCGAAGGCCAGAACAAGGCCGACCGCTACGCCCCCTGCTCGCTGGACGACCTCAAAAATACCGGGCTTGACGCCTGGGCGCTGGGCCATGTGCACGAGCGGGCCACACTTTGCACCACCCCTTTTATCGCATACAGCGGCAACGCTCAGGGCCTGCACGTCAATGAGCCGGGGCCACGCGGCTGCCTGCGGGTGACGGCAAGCCCGCAACCGGGCGGCGGCTATGCCTGCAACGAGGATTTTGTGCGTCTGGGCCCTGTGCAGTGGGCCAGGGTGCAGGTTGAGCTTGACGATGTGGCCCACCTCAACGAGGTGGAAAACAGAATGACCCGCGCGCTGGAACAGGCCGCCGAAGCCACTGACCCCGGCTGCGAGGCCCTGATGGCCCGCATCGTTTTGCACGGGCGCACCCAGCTTGACGCCGCCCTGCGCGATGCCCCCAATCAGGAAGACCTTGCCGAACGGCTGGCGCACCTGCAAACAGGCACTCCCAGCGTGTGGATCAAGGACATTGTGGCCGAAACAAGCCCCGCCATTGACCGTGCCCAGTATCTGCAACGGGAAGACCTGCTTGGCGAAACCCTGCGGCTGGCCGAGCGCATGGCGCAAAGCAGCGACACCCTGCACGATGTGGCAACTCCGGCGCTGAAACAGGTCTATGACCACGGGCAGCTCCGCCATATTCTCACCCAACCCGACGATGCGCGTATGCGAGCCCTTTTGGAAGAGGCCGAACGCCTGTGCACGGATCTTCTGGAGGCACGCTGA
- a CDS encoding tetratricopeptide repeat protein, producing the protein MNARKVREDLGRAKACCARRDTERALFLTISALKELGGQSAPLDLRGDFRAAVADLAVDPELKAAGAPAFVYTPGAEKDLLQLLSQLYRSMKGQEKEEEYQAALQRKLNLDHGFSDGKKFLAEGKPSEADACFAEALKHYKDEKAIFGMMARAMMDAGEYVRAIGHARAGLKELPDDEELTRLVEECTRLRQ; encoded by the coding sequence ATGAACGCACGTAAAGTCAGAGAAGACCTGGGCCGCGCCAAGGCCTGTTGCGCGCGCCGTGATACGGAGCGCGCGCTCTTTCTAACCATTTCGGCCCTCAAGGAACTGGGCGGCCAGAGCGCCCCGCTTGATCTGCGGGGGGATTTTCGGGCCGCAGTAGCGGATCTGGCTGTTGATCCGGAGCTGAAAGCCGCTGGAGCGCCCGCCTTTGTCTATACTCCCGGTGCGGAAAAAGATCTGCTCCAGCTTCTTTCGCAGCTTTACCGCTCCATGAAGGGACAGGAAAAGGAAGAGGAATATCAGGCGGCCTTGCAGCGCAAGCTGAACCTTGACCACGGTTTCAGCGACGGCAAAAAGTTTTTGGCAGAGGGTAAGCCGTCAGAGGCTGATGCATGTTTTGCCGAGGCCCTCAAACACTACAAGGACGAAAAGGCGATCTTTGGCATGATGGCCCGGGCCATGATGGATGCGGGCGAATATGTGCGCGCCATCGGGCATGCGCGGGCCGGCCTCAAGGAACTGCCGGACGATGAGGAACTGACGCGCCTTGTGGAGGAGTGTACCCGCCTGCGTCAGTAA
- a CDS encoding glycosyltransferase family protein, whose translation MARVLYGIHGTGHGHAMRGLTIARRLSRHEFLFVADDDAPKILEPEFPVRRLPNLGTVFKDYKVDMAATISRALPLLWHRQRYIDQVSRLIDEFQPDVCMTDLEYFVPRAAEKAGLPCLTLDHQHIITCCQHNLPPNMWWDTFVQGLTPRYLFRPTAENLIISFYSPPVLPQYKARVAPPILRDSVLALNPRDDGHVLVYQSNSTHRKLVDFLRAATRKTCYVFGYDRTEGQEDNVIFMRKSEEGFLRLLEGCSYVIQGGGHTLMGEALHLGKPILTLPLKAMVEQRFNALYIERLNYGMQADMHTLEPELLQRFEANLPAYKAAIAAGNFCGNEMVFGLVDHFIRNGSLPVHGNPAVQE comes from the coding sequence ATGGCGCGCGTACTTTACGGCATTCACGGCACAGGTCACGGGCACGCCATGCGCGGCCTGACCATAGCCCGCCGCCTTTCACGGCACGAATTTCTTTTTGTGGCGGACGACGACGCCCCAAAAATTCTTGAGCCGGAATTTCCCGTGCGCCGACTGCCCAACCTGGGCACGGTGTTCAAGGACTACAAGGTGGACATGGCCGCCACCATCAGCCGGGCCCTGCCCCTGCTGTGGCACAGGCAGCGCTACATTGATCAGGTGTCGCGCCTCATTGATGAATTCCAGCCCGATGTCTGCATGACAGATCTGGAATATTTTGTGCCGCGCGCCGCCGAAAAAGCCGGGCTGCCCTGCCTGACCCTCGACCATCAACACATCATCACCTGCTGCCAGCACAACCTGCCGCCCAACATGTGGTGGGATACCTTTGTGCAGGGCCTCACCCCGCGCTATCTCTTCCGTCCCACGGCGGAAAACCTCATCATATCTTTCTACTCGCCCCCAGTACTGCCGCAGTACAAGGCGCGCGTGGCCCCGCCCATCCTGCGCGACAGCGTGCTTGCGCTCAACCCGCGTGATGACGGCCACGTGCTTGTGTACCAGAGCAACTCCACCCACCGTAAACTGGTGGACTTTCTGCGCGCCGCCACGCGCAAAACCTGCTACGTCTTCGGCTATGACCGCACCGAAGGGCAGGAGGACAACGTTATCTTCATGCGCAAGAGCGAAGAAGGCTTTCTGCGGCTGCTGGAAGGCTGCTCCTACGTTATCCAGGGCGGCGGGCATACCCTCATGGGCGAGGCCCTGCACCTGGGCAAACCCATACTCACCCTGCCCCTCAAGGCCATGGTGGAGCAACGCTTCAACGCGCTCTATATTGAACGCCTGAACTACGGCATGCAGGCCGACATGCACACGCTGGAACCGGAACTGCTCCAGCGCTTTGAGGCAAACCTGCCTGCCTACAAGGCGGCCATAGCCGCAGGAAACTTCTGCGGCAATGAAATGGTTTTCGGCCTTGTGGATCACTTTATCCGCAACGGCTCCCTGCCTGTGCACGGCAACCCCGCCGTGCAGGAATAA